Proteins from one uncultured Anaeromusa sp. genomic window:
- a CDS encoding FHA domain-containing protein: MEENWCLVVEKGVPYPSGSRIMLEKGEWLLGRSGQGEAGMYFASPFVSRRHCLVCCDETGVSIKELGSRHGTSVNGEPLQQEVRRLAPGDRLELASGLVALRLEHGGDEKTLDLSRTLMLRQGLELPQALAIFPERQECQVYGESVSLSGKEWHLLQLLWESAGTLVDYETIKREIWPERLPSEEQGSVDVGTDELNVLIYRLRKKLGDASRLLKTVRGSGLLLKGAND; the protein is encoded by the coding sequence GTGGAAGAAAATTGGTGTTTGGTTGTAGAAAAAGGAGTGCCCTATCCTTCCGGCAGCCGAATTATGCTGGAAAAAGGGGAATGGCTATTGGGACGCAGCGGCCAGGGAGAGGCAGGGATGTATTTTGCCAGCCCTTTCGTCTCGCGGCGTCATTGTCTGGTTTGTTGCGATGAAACGGGTGTGAGCATAAAGGAGCTGGGCAGCCGTCATGGTACCAGCGTCAACGGCGAGCCATTGCAACAGGAAGTACGTCGGCTGGCGCCGGGAGACCGTTTGGAATTGGCGTCTGGTCTTGTGGCGTTACGGCTGGAGCATGGGGGCGACGAAAAAACGCTCGACTTGAGCCGCACGCTAATGCTGCGTCAAGGCTTGGAGCTGCCGCAGGCGCTAGCCATTTTTCCAGAGCGGCAAGAATGCCAAGTGTACGGGGAAAGCGTTTCCTTGAGCGGCAAAGAATGGCATTTGCTGCAGCTTTTGTGGGAAAGCGCCGGCACGTTAGTGGACTATGAGACGATCAAACGCGAAATTTGGCCGGAGCGGTTGCCGAGCGAAGAGCAAGGCTCTGTAGACGTGGGCACAGACGAGCTGAATGTGCTCATCTATCGATTGCGTAAAAAGCTGGGCGACGCCTCACGGCTTTTGAAAACGGTTCGCGGCAGCGGCTTACTTCTTAAAGGAGCCAATGATTGA